Below is a window of Myxococcales bacterium DNA.
CGCCTGGATCCGCTATTTTTACCTGGTGCTGGGCAGTTCGACCTATGCCTTCACGCTGATGCTGGCGGCGTTCATCACCGGCATCGCCGCCGGTTCGGCCTGGCTCCGTTCGGCGCGCGCCGGCCGGATTCCGCTGGTGCCGCTGTTGGCCGGGGCGCTGCTGGCGACCGCCGCGTTTCTGGCGCTCAGTCTGCAATTTTACGATCGCGTGCCGTTTTTCCTTTGGCGCCTGCGCCTGTTGTTCCGACCGATTGAAGGCAACTTTCCCTATTATCAGGGGGCGATCTACGCCGCCTGCTTCCTCTGCATGTTCCTTCCGACGATCGCGGCCGGCGTCGTTTTTCCGGCCACGATCCGCCTGGCGGCCCAACGCCGGGTGCTGGGCGGCCGGGTCGGCGCGGTCTATGCGATCAATACGCTGGGCACCCTGGCCGGCGCGGCGACGACCGGCCTGCTGCTCTTTCAGACCCTGGGGCTGTTCAATATTTTCCGGGTGCTGTTTTTAAGCTACGCGATCGCCGCCGTTTTGTTGACGGCCGGATTGCGCCGCCGCGCCCGAGGTTTCGCGCTGGCCGCCGTTTTGCTGATCGCGCTGCATCTGGCCGTCTACCGGCCGATCGATCCGCGGGTCGTGGGGCTGGGACTGTACCGCCGCAATTTGCCGCCGACGACCACCTTCGGGCAACTGCGCGCCGAAGCCTTGCACGGCAAGCTGCTCTACCTCGGCGAGGGCCCGCACGCCTACGTGACCGTGGTGGAGAACGACGAGTCGCCGGTGATCGACGCGCCGATGCGCAGCCTGGTGATCAACGGCAAGCCCGACGCCGGCACCGGCTCGGATATGTATACCCAGACGCTGCTCGGCCATCTGCCGCTGCTGTTCCTGGACGAGCCGCGCGACGTGTTCGTCGTCGGTCTCGGTTCGGGGGTGACGGTCGGCGCGGCGCTGACGCACGGGGTCCGGGTGGACGTGGCCGAGATCAGCCGGGAGGTCATCGCGGCGGAAAAGTGGTTCGCGCCTTACAACCACGAGGCGCTGAAGAATCCGCGGGTTTCGCTCTATGCCGAGGATGCCGCCACGGCGCTGCGGTTCCTCGGCCGGCAATACGATGCGGTCATCTCCGAGCCGAGCAATCCCTGGCAAAGCGGCAACGCCAGCCTCTTTTCCCTGGAATTCTACCAATTGGTCAAACAATCGCTGCGGCCGGACGGTCTCTTGGTGCAATGGATGCATACCTATAACGCCAACGATGCCGCCGTCGAAATGGTCGTCGATACCCTGCTGCGCTCGTTTCGCCGGGTTTCCATTTTTGAAAGCCTGCCCGGCGATTACCTGTTCCTGGCCTCCGACGCCCCCCTGCCGTTTTCGCCGGAGCGGTTCCGCGAAAAATTCAACCGGCCGGAGGTGCGCGCCGACCTGGCACGGATTCACGCCGACAACCCGGCGGTGATTTTGTCGATGCAGTGCAAGCAGCCGCTGCAAGCCCGGCTGGAATTCGACGGCCAGACCGTTCACTCCGAGTACCTGCCGCGGTTGGAACATCTGGCCGCGCTGCCGCTGTTCACCCAGCAGAAAAGCAGCTTGCTCAACCGGCTCGACGACCGGCAATTCGACAGTCCGGGCCTGCTGTGGGCGGCTTATACGCGCCGTTATCCCATCGAGTCGGACGACATCGAAAAACTCTTCCTGTTCTATCGCGGGCAAGGCCCGCAGGGGCTCAAGGGCGACCGGGGCCAGGCCCTGGCGCGGTTGATCCGCCCGCGCTTCAAAGAAGCCGGCGGCATGTTGGCGACCTTTTACCTCGATCTGCTGCGCCGCGAACCGCTGACGTTTCAAGTGTTGGAAAATCCGCTGACCGAACGGGAACGAACCGATCCGGGCTACCTTCAGGTGCGGTTCCAATACGATCTCCAATACTTCGACAGCACCTACTGGTCGTGGGCGCCGCCCGACGCCGGAGAGTTGATCCGTCTGGCCGATTCGTTCGCCGAGGTCACCGGCGGTAAAATGGAGATGCACCGCTCACTGGTGGAGACCTTCTGCCGGCTCGGGCCTTATGCGGCCTGCCAAAGCGAAACCGATCGCCTGCTGCGAAACACCGCGCCGGAGAGGGATTTTCTCGAAACCGTGTATCGCAATCGGATTCAAGCCGCCTTGCGGTACGGCGACTGGCCGGGCGCGGAAGAGTACCGGCGGCGGTGGGCGGCTATTGCCGACGACTCTCGTTCGGGGTCGCTCGAGCGGATTCGCGCGGAAATCCGTTATCGCCTCAACCTCGAGGCCTACCTGGCACGCTCCGGCCAATAAAAAAAGCCACGCCCGGCGGCGTGGCTTTTTCGGTTAACCGGACCGATCTTATTCGTAATAGTAAATTTCGAGCCCGCGGGCGATCAGTTCCGCCAGGAACGGATCGGGGTTTTCGAGCAGGCGGTCGGCGCTGTAAACGCCGCCGGGCTGTTTGTCGAACTTCTTGTTGACGATCCACCAGGCCGCCTGGACGGCGGGGAAGGCGGTCAACTGCGCGATGTGGCCGATGTAGGTGTAGTAACGGTAAACCGCCTTGTCCTTGTGGACGCCGTACACGTCGACGCGCCC
It encodes the following:
- a CDS encoding fused MFS/spermidine synthase, whose amino-acid sequence is MGARLRALLYFCFFLTGACGLVYEVVWSRYLAILLGNTAHAHTIVLATFMGGLAIGGFAFGRLADRLRKPIRVYGWLEAAIGLYAFFFDAIFRLYFDWFVPLGRLTYGREMLSTLWQFGLAILCILPAAIWMGGTLPILTRAITARESELRGNVGALYAINSAGAVLGTLLAGFYLVFHLGLPASMMLVGALNTLLGLAMALVGRSVPREVNAVEPPAVETGAPDEAVYSRAERTAALALAGFSGFATMALEIAWIRYFYLVLGSSTYAFTLMLAAFITGIAAGSAWLRSARAGRIPLVPLLAGALLATAAFLALSLQFYDRVPFFLWRLRLLFRPIEGNFPYYQGAIYAACFLCMFLPTIAAGVVFPATIRLAAQRRVLGGRVGAVYAINTLGTLAGAATTGLLLFQTLGLFNIFRVLFLSYAIAAVLLTAGLRRRARGFALAAVLLIALHLAVYRPIDPRVVGLGLYRRNLPPTTTFGQLRAEALHGKLLYLGEGPHAYVTVVENDESPVIDAPMRSLVINGKPDAGTGSDMYTQTLLGHLPLLFLDEPRDVFVVGLGSGVTVGAALTHGVRVDVAEISREVIAAEKWFAPYNHEALKNPRVSLYAEDAATALRFLGRQYDAVISEPSNPWQSGNASLFSLEFYQLVKQSLRPDGLLVQWMHTYNANDAAVEMVVDTLLRSFRRVSIFESLPGDYLFLASDAPLPFSPERFREKFNRPEVRADLARIHADNPAVILSMQCKQPLQARLEFDGQTVHSEYLPRLEHLAALPLFTQQKSSLLNRLDDRQFDSPGLLWAAYTRRYPIESDDIEKLFLFYRGQGPQGLKGDRGQALARLIRPRFKEAGGMLATFYLDLLRREPLTFQVLENPLTERERTDPGYLQVRFQYDLQYFDSTYWSWAPPDAGELIRLADSFAEVTGGKMEMHRSLVETFCRLGPYAACQSETDRLLRNTAPERDFLETVYRNRIQAALRYGDWPGAEEYRRRWAAIADDSRSGSLERIRAEIRYRLNLEAYLARSGQ